A part of Vigna radiata var. radiata cultivar VC1973A chromosome 11, Vradiata_ver6, whole genome shotgun sequence genomic DNA contains:
- the LOC106777726 gene encoding metal tolerance protein 10 — protein MGTELRTDSTDYRTELLSPNIAAENVSMARQPSWRINMDEHRLPERQMESHFGFGFFIRTLQRQRKLAEYYKRQERLLKGYQEVDSYTDLGMLPGNISEDEMKELQRSERVAIYASNIGNMVLFAAKVYASVESKSLAVIASTLDSLLDLLSGFILWFTAYAMRKPNYHQYPIGKNRMQPVGIVVFASVMATLGLQILFESGREIITKTQPERDPVKEKWMIGIMVTATLVKVALMTYCRRFKNEIVRAYAQDHFFDVITNSIGLATAVLAIKFYWWIDPVGAILIALYTISNWAKTVMENVWSLIGKTAPAEYLAKLTYLCWNHNMEITHIDTVRAYTFGSNYFVEVDIVVSEEMSLAQAHDIGEALQDKLENLPEIERAFVHIDFNTTHKLEHKPKGV, from the exons ATGGGAACTGAACTTCGAACAGATTCCACAGACTACAGGACAGAGCTTCTTTCCCCAAATATAGCAGCAGAGAATGTGTCCATGGCTAGGCAACCTTCATGGAGGATCAACATGGATGAACATCGGTTACCAGAAAGGCAAATGGAGTCTCATTTTGGCTTTGGATTCTTCATCAGAACCCTAc AAAGACAAAGGAAACTTGCTGAGTATTACAAGAGGCAGGAGAGGCTTCTTAAAGGGTACCAAGAAGTGGACTCATACACTGATTTGGGCATGTTACCAGGAAATATATCagag GATGAAATGAAGGAACTTCAAAGGAGTGAGAGGGTGGCAATCTATGCATCTAACATAGGGAACATGGTGCTGTTTGCAGCAAAAGTGTATGCTTCCGTTGAGAGCAAATCCCTGGCTGTTATTGCATCAACTCTAGACTCACTATTGGATCTCTTGTCAGGATTTATACTTTGGTTCACTGCTTATGCTATGAGAAAACCAAATTATCACCAATACCCTATTGGCAAGAACAGGATGCAACCTGTG GGTATAGTTGTGTTTGCATCAGTTATGGCAACTCTGGGATTGCAGATTTTGTTTGAATCAGGAAGAGAAATCATCACAAAg ACTCAACCCGAGAGGGATCCAGTGAAAGAAAAGTGGATGATAGGGATTATGGTGACAGCCACTTTGGTAAAGGTTGCACTAATGACTTACTGTCGCAGGTTCAAGAATGAAATAGTAAGGGCCTACGCTCAGGACCATTTCTTTGATGTCATTACAAACTCCATTGGTCTAGCCACTGCAGTTCTGGCCATCAAATTCTACTGGTGGATTGACCCTGTTGGAGCCATCCTG ATAGCTTTATATACAATCAGTAACTGGGCAAAAACAGTGATGGAGAATGTGTGGTCATTGATTGGTAAAACTGCACCAGCAGAATACCTTGCAAAGCTAACATATCTTTGTTGGAACCATAACATGGAGATCACGCACATAGACACTGTGAGAGCCTACACATTTGGGTCCAATTACTTTGTGGAGGTAGACATTGTGGTGTCAGAAGAAATGTCACTTGCTCAAGCACATGATATTGGAGAGGCACTTCAGGATAAGCTTGAAAATCTCCCAGAAATTGAGAGAGCCTTCGTCCACATTGACTTCAACACAACTCACAAACTCGAGCACAAGCCCAAGGGGGTgtaa